The proteins below are encoded in one region of Candidatus Lokiarchaeota archaeon:
- a CDS encoding leucine-rich repeat protein, with protein sequence MKPKTGEEVEVEVNPARELINLIDMDLTSVEFVNLDSMTLIRRIDLAGNNLETIDLDFVEHLPYLNTIRLSRNQIKHIDLGPLAHLDALRVLKLGANKLETIDLSPLAHNNSLGKLSLKRNNLREVDLNPLKGCTSLERLYLNRNRLERLNLEPLAECTSLETLNLAENSLVELDVEPLSGCPRLDRLSLRENKLERINLSPLSENHRLKEVVLITNQIQEAELAPLRGLERFSLSENQLTDVDLSPLQSSTNIISFGIHDNSLSSIDLSVLRNCKNLTHLGLANNEFEDINLGPLAGCPRLEELYLKDNPVTSIDLSPLSSCVSLRKLDIRGTRLERLDIQPLLELPSFMYLTIDDDVSLEWQEINLTMMEQHLEFLKRLVHILEERGEWKKAVRLCDQILRCTPENTWAWTRKGKLLIEYGMGNQKNDADMVL encoded by the coding sequence ATGAAACCGAAAACGGGGGAAGAGGTAGAGGTAGAAGTCAATCCCGCAAGGGAACTGATCAATCTTATAGATATGGACCTCACTTCAGTTGAATTCGTAAACCTTGATTCCATGACTCTGATTCGTAGAATCGACCTAGCCGGAAACAACTTGGAAACTATCGATTTAGATTTCGTGGAGCATCTTCCGTATCTGAATACGATTCGGCTTTCTAGAAATCAAATCAAACATATCGACCTTGGACCACTAGCCCATCTTGACGCTCTGAGAGTTCTGAAACTCGGGGCTAATAAACTGGAAACCATAGACCTTTCGCCACTTGCACATAACAATAGCTTGGGCAAGCTGTCGCTAAAAAGGAACAATCTCCGAGAAGTTGATTTGAACCCTCTCAAAGGGTGCACATCACTGGAAAGATTGTACCTGAATCGTAACAGGCTTGAACGTCTGAACTTGGAGCCGCTTGCTGAGTGTACATCGCTTGAAACACTGAATCTAGCGGAGAACAGTCTTGTCGAGCTTGATGTTGAACCGCTCTCTGGATGCCCAAGACTAGATCGCCTATCCTTGAGAGAGAACAAGTTGGAAAGAATCAACCTTTCTCCGTTAAGTGAGAACCATCGGCTCAAGGAAGTTGTGCTGATTACGAACCAAATTCAGGAAGCAGAATTGGCCCCTCTCAGGGGTCTAGAAAGATTCAGTTTGAGCGAGAACCAACTAACTGATGTTGATCTAAGTCCTCTGCAGTCTTCCACGAATATCATCAGTTTCGGTATACACGATAATTCGCTATCCAGTATTGATTTGAGCGTATTGAGAAACTGCAAGAATCTGACACATCTTGGCCTGGCAAACAACGAGTTTGAGGACATCAATCTGGGACCATTAGCTGGATGCCCCCGCTTGGAGGAGCTATATCTCAAGGATAATCCGGTAACTTCTATCGATCTTTCGCCACTATCCTCGTGTGTTTCGCTAAGAAAACTGGATATTCGGGGTACCCGCTTGGAGAGACTTGACATACAGCCCCTTCTTGAGCTGCCCTCTTTCATGTATCTGACTATCGATGATGATGTGTCTCTAGAGTGGCAAGAAATCAACCTAACCATGATGGAGCAACATCTTGAGTTCCTAAAACGGCTCGTTCATATACTGGAGGAGAGAGGGGAATGGAAGAAGGCAGTCCGGCTTTGTGATCAAATCCTCCGTTGCACTCCTGAGAATACCTGGGCATGGACTCGGAAAGGTAAACTGCTTATTGAGTACGGTATGGGAAATCAGAAGAATGATGCCGATATGGTCCTTTGA